GTTCGAGTGCCCGGGCTGATGGTTTTGGATTCGGTGTCCAGATACCAGTCGTTGTCGCCGCGCTTGACCAGGTCGTACGACCAGGTGCCGAGATCCACCGGCCCCCCCAGCAAGCTGAACTGCGCGTCCCCACCACCGATATGCACCATGTGCAGGCTGGCTTCGCCCGAGAGATCCTGGCCACTGGCAGTGACTGCCAACTGGTGGCTGCCGCTGGCGTTGCCGGTGACCTCGAGGAAATCGTGCAGGCCGTCGGTGAAGTCGGCCTTCATGGCGAAGGTGCCATTGCCGGAGAGCTGGCCCACCGAGAGCGTATAGAAGGACCGCGGCTGGCCCTGTTCGCCGAAACGCACCGTGCCGTTGTCCAGGCTCAGATTGGCCACCTGACCATCACCCGCCATGATCCATTGCGCCTGGCTGTTGACCGTCAGGCGCTCGACATTCTTGAGGTTACCGGTGAGGCTGGCGTTGTTCTGCAGCGTCAAGTGAGCCACGGCGCCTGGCTCGGCCACGACATCCCCGCGCAACTGGCTGTTGTCTACGCTCATGTCGGCCTGTGCAGTGCCGATCACTTCCAGCAGCACCCCATTGGCGCCCTTCAGGGTGGAACCGTTGTTGACCAGGATCTCGGCCGTCCTGTCGGGCAGCCCGTAGTCACCCACCAGAATGGCTGAGCCGTGGGTGCCTTCTACGCTGGAGCCGTCGAGGATCAGCCGGTTGGGGGATGCCAGGTCGCTGCCGGGGTTGATGCCCACGCCAACGCCACCGCTGACCGTGGTGTTCTGCAGGCGGGCCTGGCCATTGCCCATTTGCAGGCCCTGGGTGCCACCGCTGATCTGGCTGTCACGTGCGCTGAAGTCGGCCCCGGTTCCCACCTGAACGCCGATGACACCCCCTTCGATGCGGCTGCCCTGCACGCTGGCCGTCGAACCACCGGGAATCCCGGCGATGCTGCCCAGGCTCAGACCCAGCGTAGCGCCGTAAATACGGCTGCCAGTCACGTTCGCGTTAGCGTTACGCAGCTGTACGCCAGTGCCGTCGGCGGAAGCGACATCGGAGCCCTCCAGCACCAGGCCGCTGGTGGGATCAACGACGATCGCCAGGGTGCTGGCCCCCTGGGCCGTCAAGGTGGCGCCGTTGATGACGCGATAATCCTGAACAGGGTCGCTTTGAGTGATGGTTCTATCGGCGGGAACAAACTCGGCACGTACCTGGTGCCCGATCAACAGCAAAGGCAACAATGCAACGGGTCTTAGCCTGTAAAGCGGACGATACAAGTTGCCAGGCAAGTCATACATACGGGCGTCTCCAGCCACTCAACGAAAGGGCGGCAAGACTAAGAAGATGCCCTTTCATTATCCATAAGACTATTCAACATTTCCCGTAGGAATCCTCCTACAACAACCTGGCAACTTGAAGTGCATTTCATCGGCTGCGCTTTTTATATAACGTTCAGGGTATTTCCGGGATCGCAGTCAGATCGCAAGTTTGTCCCGGCGCATCCAGATCCTGCAAGCCAACGATCTTCAATTCGAACTTCGACTCCTCCTCT
The Pseudomonas sp. DTU_2021_1001937_2_SI_NGA_ILE_001 DNA segment above includes these coding regions:
- a CDS encoding autotransporter outer membrane beta-barrel domain-containing protein; protein product: MYDLPGNLYRPLYRLRPVALLPLLLIGHQVRAEFVPADRTITQSDPVQDYRVINGATLTAQGASTLAIVVDPTSGLVLEGSDVASADGTGVQLRNANANVTGSRIYGATLGLSLGSIAGIPGGSTASVQGSRIEGGVIGVQVGTGADFSARDSQISGGTQGLQMGNGQARLQNTTVSGGVGVGINPGSDLASPNRLILDGSSVEGTHGSAILVGDYGLPDRTAEILVNNGSTLKGANGVLLEVIGTAQADMSVDNSQLRGDVVAEPGAVAHLTLQNNASLTGNLKNVERLTVNSQAQWIMAGDGQVANLSLDNGTVRFGEQGQPRSFYTLSVGQLSGNGTFAMKADFTDGLHDFLEVTGNASGSHQLAVTASGQDLSGEASLHMVHIGGGDAQFSLLGGPVDLGTWSYDLVKRGDNDWYLDTESKTISPGTRTVLALFNAAPTVWYGELASLRTRMGELRLNPGNAGGWMRGYGSRYDVEHSAGLGYRQSMQGLSLGVDTPLAYGDGQWLAGVMAGYSHSDLDLGRATNGKVDSYYAGAYATWLDEASGWYFDGVLKFNRMRNKAEVALSDGQRSNGDYSNNGLGASLELGRHLKLDNGYFLEPFAQLSGLVMGSKDYRLDNGMHAEGEQTRSLLGKLGATAGRNFDLGQGRVLQPYVRAAWVHEFADGNQVRVNDNRFNNDLSGSRGELGFGAAASLSGTWQVYADFAFSHGERIEQPWGASLGARYNW